One Chrysiogenia bacterium DNA window includes the following coding sequences:
- a CDS encoding acyltransferase family protein, giving the protein MKRNQRELVERIARRALGDEKVDEILEMPFADLGFGYDQFGMERESTIIAYMIARVLYDYYFRVESTGHEHVPRSGRVIVAPNHSGMLPYDGGMIAADLLTAAKQPRAMRGIVDDFAWRLPYIGLGLGRVGQIPGARRNFEELLKSEELVVVFPEGARGTGKYFRERYQLQRFNVGFMELSLVHQTPIVPCAVVGAEEQAPILFKVKWLAKLMGIPYVPITPTFPLLGPIAGTMPYPTKYHISYGEAQHYYREYGPDAIHHPDVMRRLVDEYQEIVQDLVSDGVRDRKGVFV; this is encoded by the coding sequence ATGAAACGCAATCAACGCGAGCTGGTCGAACGAATCGCCCGCCGCGCTCTTGGCGACGAGAAGGTCGACGAGATTCTCGAAATGCCCTTCGCCGATCTGGGATTCGGCTACGACCAGTTCGGCATGGAACGCGAATCGACGATCATTGCCTACATGATCGCCCGCGTTCTCTACGACTATTACTTCCGCGTCGAGAGCACCGGGCACGAGCACGTGCCGCGCAGCGGTCGCGTCATCGTCGCGCCCAACCACTCGGGCATGCTTCCCTATGACGGCGGCATGATTGCCGCCGACCTGCTCACTGCAGCCAAGCAGCCGCGGGCCATGCGCGGCATCGTCGATGACTTTGCCTGGCGCCTGCCCTACATCGGGCTGGGACTCGGGCGCGTGGGGCAGATCCCCGGCGCGCGCCGCAACTTCGAGGAGCTGCTCAAGTCCGAAGAGCTCGTCGTCGTGTTTCCCGAGGGTGCGCGCGGCACCGGCAAGTATTTCCGTGAACGCTACCAGCTCCAGCGATTCAACGTGGGCTTCATGGAACTCTCACTCGTCCACCAGACGCCCATCGTTCCGTGTGCCGTGGTCGGCGCCGAAGAGCAGGCCCCGATTCTCTTCAAAGTGAAATGGCTGGCCAAACTCATGGGAATTCCCTACGTGCCCATTACACCGACGTTTCCGCTGCTGGGGCCCATCGCGGGCACGATGCCCTACCCCACGAAGTACCACATCAGTTACGGCGAGGCGCAGCACTACTACCGCGAGTACGGGCCCGACGCGATCCATCACCCCGACGTGATGCGCCGCCTGGTCGATGAATATCAGGAAATCGTGCAGGACCTTGTCAGCGACGGCGTTCGCGATCGCAAGGGGGTTTTCGTATGA
- a CDS encoding DUF4177 domain-containing protein: MAEKISTPTFKVIELNVVTDESIESVLNEWVPKGWHLETIQFVKNDSSRRPAMAFVIFYRDAEDA, translated from the coding sequence ATGGCCGAGAAGATCTCCACCCCCACCTTCAAGGTGATCGAGCTCAACGTCGTCACCGACGAGAGCATCGAGTCCGTCCTCAACGAATGGGTGCCCAAGGGCTGGCACCTCGAAACCATCCAGTTCGTCAAGAACGATTCCTCGCGCCGGCCGGCAATGGCCTTTGTGATTTTCTATCGGGATGCCGAAGACGCCTAG
- the def gene encoding peptide deformylase, whose product MALLEIYTYPEEVLRQVAKPVGTPDEEIRQLVEDMKETMYEAPGVGLAAPQIGRSIRLVVIDPSGGEEEGQFMAIVDPVISEGEGTIVCEEGCLSVPGAFAEVKRHERIRLTGMTPGGEPIDQIMEGFPAVVVQHEVDHLDGKLFVDHLSGLKRKMILKRLVKGTAMPPHRAESAI is encoded by the coding sequence ATGGCCCTGCTGGAAATCTATACCTACCCCGAAGAGGTGCTGCGCCAGGTGGCAAAGCCCGTGGGCACCCCTGACGAAGAGATTCGCCAGCTCGTAGAGGACATGAAGGAAACCATGTACGAGGCCCCCGGCGTGGGGCTGGCCGCGCCGCAGATCGGCCGGTCCATCCGGCTCGTTGTCATCGACCCCAGCGGTGGCGAGGAAGAGGGCCAGTTCATGGCCATCGTCGATCCCGTCATCTCCGAGGGCGAGGGGACCATCGTCTGCGAGGAGGGCTGCCTCTCGGTGCCCGGCGCCTTTGCCGAGGTGAAGCGCCATGAGCGCATTCGGCTTACCGGCATGACCCCAGGGGGCGAGCCCATCGACCAGATCATGGAGGGCTTTCCCGCCGTGGTCGTTCAGCACGAGGTCGATCACCTCGACGGCAAGCTCTTCGTCGATCATCTCTCGGGTTTAAAGCGCAAGATGATTTTGAAGCGCCTGGTAAAGGGAACGGCCATGCCGCCCCACCGCGCCGAGAGCGCGATCTAG
- a CDS encoding NAD-dependent epimerase/dehydratase family protein — MSKIGLEELPPAKSGARRRVLITGVTSTLGRQLAERLMYDKKVDCVMGVAMDDTPYYFEDFDQRRFVYKKVNILKSRELTNLFLSDEFKSREIDTVVHLAFHHRPEFNNEKVHQLNVEGTKNLLDRCLETGTIRKFVFKSSALVYKIRPHNPIRLRENDDLNFDVDAHPIVKDMVDAEMLCRAKMDNKSMQIVILRPSATIGRNVTTFYNSFLESSVCLQIAGFNPMVNLVHSRDVVRAVQLGIHKNTQGIFNIGGKETAPVSDFVKLSGAVQLSVPGFALKPITRMLRLAGLSKFDPSTDMERLRFSCLLDTDKASKVLGYEPQHHIKFS, encoded by the coding sequence ATGAGCAAGATCGGACTTGAAGAGCTTCCCCCCGCAAAATCGGGCGCGCGCCGGCGCGTGCTCATCACTGGCGTGACCAGCACGCTCGGGCGCCAGCTTGCCGAGCGCCTCATGTATGACAAGAAGGTCGACTGCGTGATGGGCGTCGCCATGGACGATACGCCCTATTACTTCGAAGACTTCGACCAGCGGCGCTTCGTCTACAAGAAGGTCAACATCCTCAAGAGCCGCGAGCTCACGAACCTCTTTCTCTCCGACGAGTTCAAGTCGCGCGAGATCGACACGGTCGTACACCTGGCCTTCCATCACCGCCCGGAGTTCAACAACGAGAAGGTCCACCAGCTCAATGTCGAGGGGACGAAGAACCTTCTCGACCGCTGCCTGGAAACCGGCACCATCCGCAAGTTCGTCTTCAAGTCGAGCGCGCTCGTCTACAAGATCCGCCCGCACAACCCGATCCGCCTGCGCGAGAACGACGACCTCAACTTCGACGTTGACGCCCACCCCATCGTCAAGGACATGGTAGACGCCGAGATGCTCTGCCGCGCGAAGATGGACAACAAGAGCATGCAGATCGTCATCCTGCGTCCCTCGGCCACGATCGGGCGCAACGTAACGACCTTCTACAATTCGTTTCTTGAATCGAGCGTGTGCCTGCAGATCGCGGGCTTCAATCCGATGGTGAACCTGGTGCACTCGCGCGACGTGGTGCGCGCCGTCCAGCTCGGCATTCACAAGAACACCCAGGGCATCTTCAACATCGGCGGCAAGGAAACCGCGCCGGTCTCGGACTTTGTAAAACTCTCGGGCGCGGTGCAGCTCTCGGTGCCGGGCTTTGCACTAAAGCCGATCACCCGGATGCTCCGCCTCGCGGGCCTGTCAAAGTTCGACCCCAGCACCGACATGGAGCGCCTGCGCTTCTCGTGTCTGCTCGATACCGACAAGGCCAGCAAGGTGCTTGGATACGAACCCCAGCACCACATCAAATTCAGCTAG